Below is a window of Dictyostelium discoideum AX4 chromosome 1 chromosome, whole genome shotgun sequence DNA.
ATAATGAagttaaagaaaaaattaaaaaaaaagatttttataatttatttttagttgatcaattaaatcaacaaatgAAAGCTGGAGCAGTATTTGAAGGATTTCAAGAACCACCAATTAGTTTTGCACCAACTTATAAATATGATGCAGGTACAGAAGAATATGATAGTAGTGAAAAGAAGAGAACACCAGCATGGTGTGATCGTATACTTTGGAAAACTCATAAAAAAGCTGAAAATGTTGGTATTTTATCATACAAGAGAGCAGAGTTAATTTCATCAGATCATAGACCAGTTAGTGCATCatttgtaattaaaattaaagttgtAATTCCAGATTCAAAAAATCGTATCTATCAAGAGATTGTTAAAGAATTGGATAAAAAAGAGAATGATAGTATGCCAGATGCAAATATCTCTACGAATATGGTAGATTTTgaaactattaaatttatgcaaccaatttcaaaacaattaatatttgaaaatattggtCAAGTTATTGCACGTTTTCAATTTATACCAAAGCTAGATGAAACAATACTTTGTAAACCTTGGTTAAAAATTTCACCATTAGCTGGTATGATGATaccaaaagaaaaagttacaattgatttaacaatttatgttgataatttaacatctggtttatttaatattaataataattcaacaaattcaacaaatgaatcaatggatgatattttaattttacatttagaaaatggtaaagattattttatttcaatttcaggtaaatttcaaaaaactTGTTTTGGTAATACATTGGATAATTTAGTTAGATATCCACATCCAATTCgtaataatttaccaataccacctgaacaaaagaaattatcaaTTCCAAAAGAATTGTGGAGaataattgattatatttattataatggtTTAAAAGAGGAGGGATTATTTATAAAGAGTGGTGTAACCAAAGAAATGGAATTGATTCGTGATTGTTTAGATACCGCTGAACCATTCTCTTCAATAAGTTTTTCAATTCATTCAATGGCTGAAACTTTAATTAGATTTTTAGAATCATTAGTTGAACCTGTTATACCATTCAATATGTATCAACAGGCGTTGGATGCTTCCTCTTCACCATTGTCTTGTAAAACTTTGGTTTCACATTTACCTTCGGTAAATTATAAtgtattcttttatttaatctcttttttaattgaaactttatcaaatcaaaaagaaaatgatttaaaaccTGATCAATTGGCTATCATTTTTTCAACTGTTTTATTACGTCCTTCA
It encodes the following:
- the Dd5P4 gene encoding RhoGAP domain-containing protein yields the protein MGDIQNTDNIESNIDNNNNNNVSLESSSSSQNNNTNTTTTTTTTSVDNLQVGVLSISDQSTPTIETPNQQQQQQQDDNNRGVSNETIKASLDGLKHNSLKTTFPNSTNHQYIDVNTQWITNKLKERESEFTEKRGMSIFLGTWNVNGKKPSESLDPWLKDPSMSLQPDIYAIGFQELDLTAEALLLGDTTRSLPWEQHILNTLQGDYVKLLSKQLVGILLCVYVKKEHKPHIANVQSDIAAVGIMGMMGNKGGVAIRFSFYNTTICILNSHLNAHMDNVLRRNQDMKDISKNIKFINESSTDHSTINIFDHDQLFWIGDLNYRIPLPDNEVKEKIKKKDFYNLFLVDQLNQQMKAGAVFEGFQEPPISFAPTYKYDAGTEEYDSSEKKRTPAWCDRILWKTHKKAENVGILSYKRAELISSDHRPVSASFVIKIKVVIPDSKNRIYQEIVKELDKKENDSMPDANISTNMVDFETIKFMQPISKQLIFENIGQVIARFQFIPKLDETILCKPWLKISPLAGMMIPKEKVTIDLTIYVDNLTSGLFNINNNSTNSTNESMDDILILHLENGKDYFISISGKFQKTCFGNTLDNLVRYPHPIRNNLPIPPEQKKLSIPKELWRIIDYIYYNGLKEEGLFIKSGVTKEMELIRDCLDTAEPFSSISFSIHSMAETLIRFLESLVEPVIPFNMYQQALDASSSPLSCKTLVSHLPSVNYNVFFYLISFLIETLSNQKENDLKPDQLAIIFSTVLLRPSPQSQLSQFPPDATTVKKKADLILHFLISKDLIN